GACACCTGGCCGGATCTGGTGCTCTCCGGCATCAACCATGGCCCCAACCTGGGCACCGACGTGCTCTATTCCGGCACCGTGAGCGCGGCGATGGAGGGCACGATCGAGGGATTGCCGTCGCTGGCGGTGAGCAGCGCCGACTTCCAGTGGCGCCAGTTCGTTCCCGCCGCCGGCATCGCCCTGGATGTGGCCGAGCAGATGCTGGAGGCGGGCTGGCCGGCGGGGATGCTGCTCAACCTCAACGTGCCGCCGCTGCCGGCCGAGAGCATCGGCGAGCTGCGCTGGTGCCGCACGGCGGTGCGCCGCTACACCGACCAGTTCGACCGGCGGGTGGATCCGCGGGGGCGCACCTACTACTGGCTGGCCGGTGAGGTGGCGAACGATCTGGAGGCCAAGGTGGCCGGCCCGGCCGACTGGCCCGTGGACGTGGCCCACGTGCATGGCGGCGGGGTGGCGCTCACGCCGCTGCAGCCGGAGCTGTTCTGGCGCGGCGCCTGCCGCGATCTGCCTCAGCTGGTTCTGTAGATCCGCTGCAGCAGCCACAGGCTGATGGCCAGCCCGATCAGGTGGGCGAACAGCACCTGGGTGTTGCCCAGCACCGAGAACATCTCGATCGAGGTGATCGGCAGGCCGATCACCCGTCCGCCGGTGCCGGGCTGGGACTGGATCTGGGCACCGAAGAACCCCGGCACCTGCTGGGAGGCCTGCACGAACAGGCTGCCGGCCATGGCCTGGTAGCCCACGGCCGCCAGGGTGAGTCCCGCCAGGTCGGCCAGCAGACCCCGCTTCACCAGCCGGGCGGTTTCCCCCCGGCTCGGGCGCACGGGGCTGGCCAGGGCACGGCCGCAGCGCACCACCAGCCAGCTCTGCCACAGGCACCAGAGCAGCAGCAGGAACGAGAGGGTGGTGAGGGAGATGCCCGGCCCCAGCCCCAGGGCCCGGGAGGAGTTGGCGGCCAGGCGCCCGCCGATGTTGTTGAACACCAGCACGCCCACCACCACCACCGCCAGCACCAGCTGGATCCAGAAGCGCACCCAGCCCAGACGCCGCAGCGCCGCCGAGATCAGCTGCAGATCGAGGCGGTCGGCCATGGCGGCGGCGTGAACGACCCCCCAAAGGTGCCATGGGAAGATCGCCCAGGCCCGCACCGGCGTTGGGATCTGTCGCGTTGATTCCCCTGCGAACACCCCAGGAGGCCCAGCGCCCCACCGCCATCGCCCTCGGCAGTTTCGATGGTCTGCATCGCGGCCACCGGCGCGTGATCGCGGCGGTCACCGAGCCCGCGGTGGCGGACGGGGTGCCGCTGGTGCCCACGGTGGTGAGCTTCTGGCCCCATCCCCGCGAGGTGCTGCACGGCGAACCGCGGTTGCGGCTCGATCTGCCCAGCGAAAAACTGGAGCTGCTCGAACCGCTCGGCGTCCGCCAGCTGGTGCTGGTGCCCTTCGACAGGCAGCTGGCGGCGCTGGATCCTGAGGCCTTCGTGGACCGGGTGCTGGTGAACCAGCTCGACAGCCGCCGGATCGCGGTGGGCACCAATTTCCGCTTCGGAGTGAACCGTCAGGGCGACACCGGCACCCTGGTGGCGCTGGCGGCCGCCCGGGGGATCGAGGTGGCCGTGGTGCCGATGCTCACCGATGGGGAGGAACGGCTCAGCAGCAGCCGCATCCGGCGGGCCCTGGCGGCGGGAGATCTGCTGGAGGCCGAGCGGCTGCTGCAGCGTCCCTACCGCTTCCGCGGCGCGGTGGTGCAGGGTCGGGGTCTGGGTCGTCAGCTGGGCTGGCCCACCGCCAATCTTCAGGTGGACGGCCGCAAGTTCCTGCCGATGGAAGGGGTGTACGCCGCCCGGGCCCAGGTGGATGCGGCTGGACCCTGGTTGCCGGCGGTGATGAACCTCGGCCCCCAGCCCACCGTGGATCCCCTCGCCCCCTCCGCCGTGGAGGTGCATCTGCTGGACCGCAATCTGGAGCTCCATGGCCGCCAGCTCCAGGTGGAGCCGGTGGCGTTGCTGCGCCGTCAGCAGCGCTTCGATGGCGTGGAGGCCCTGAGCGCGCAGATCGCCAGGGATGCGGCGCGGGCGCGCTGCCTAACCGCCGGGGTAGGCGTGGGTGAGGCCCCAGGCCATGAACGTGGCGATGCCCCCGAGCAGCAGAATCCCTGACACCAGCACCAGCATCGGGTTGTCCGGACCGCCTTGTTCCATGGCCTTGCTGACGGGCCGCGGCCCCCGGGATTGCGCTCCAACCTAGACAGTCCTGGCGGTGCCGTCCGTTTTCATCCCTCGCCGTCCGGCCATGGTGCTCCCCCCCCTCTCGCCGCAAGCCGCTGCCGACACCCCGGCGCTGCGGCGGTTGCTCGATGCCAATCTCGACCGTGCCCGCGAGGGCCTGCGGGTGCTGGAGGACTGGGCCCGCTTCGGCCTGGAGCGGGCCGATCTGGTATCCCGCTGCAAGGACCTGCGCCAGCGCCTGGGTCGCCTGCATGGGGAGGCCTACAAGTTGGCGCGCCACACCGCCACCGATGCCGGGGCGGGGCTGACCCATCCGGCCCAGGCGGAACGGCAGCGGCCCCAGCAGGTGGTGGCGGCCAATGCCTCCCGGGTGCAGGAGGCGCTGCGGGTGCTGGAGGAATTCGGGCGCGGCATCGATCCGGTTCTGGCGTCCGAGGCCGCCGCCATCCGCTACACCCTCTACGACCTCGATGCCGATCTGCTGCGCGCCGGCCAGGGCGCTGCGGCCCGCCGCCGCCGGCTGGAGGCCTGCCACCTCTACCTGGTCACCAGCCCGGTGCCCGATCTGGACGCGGTGGTGGCCGGCGCCCTGGCCGGTGGGGTGCGGCTGGTGCAGTACAGGGCCAAGCCCGAGAGCACCGGCCCTGGGGGTGCTCCCCTCACCGATCGGGAGCGGCTGCAGCAGGCCGGAGCCCTGCGCGAGCTCTGCGCCCAGGCGGGCGCCCTGTTCATCGTCAACGACCGCATCGATCTGGCCCTGGCGGTGGATGCCGATGGCGTGCACCTCGGCCAGGGCGACCTGCCGCCGGCCCTGGCCCGGCGGCTGCTGGGCCCCGACCGGCTGATCGGCCGCAGCACCCACGCCCTGCCGCAGCTGCAGCAGGCCATCCAGGACGGCTGTGACTACGTGGGGGTGGGGCCGGTGCAGGCCACCCCCACCAAGCCGGGCCGCCAGCCGGTGGGACTGGCCTACGTGAGTCAGGCGGCCCAGGCCTGTCCGATTCCGTTCTTCGCCATCGGCGGGCTCACGGCGGAGGGCATCGCCGCCGTGCGCCAGGCCGGTGGAGAGAGGGTGGCGGTGGTGCGGGCGATCACCGAGGCGGACGACCCGGCGGCTGCCAGCCGGCAGCTGCTCTCGGCCCTTGGCCGCAGCAGCTGACTGCAGCAGCTGAGCTTCACAGGCACCCCGCCGGCACCCCGCCGGCACTCCACCGGCCTGTGCAACCCTGAGGGCAGATGCCCGCAAGCGCGGACCCCGCCACCGTTCACCCAGCGATGTCCACCCCTAAGGAGCCACCCGCCTCGGCCCCGGAGAGCGAGATCCTCATCCAGGTGAACGGGGAGCTCCGCCCCTGCCGGGCCGGCCTGAGTCTTGATCGGGTGCTGGAGGGATTGGGCTACCAGCCGCGCCTGGTGGTGGTGGAGTTCAACGGCACGATCCTGCCGCGCCAGAGCTGGCCCACCCAGGCGGTGGTGGAATCCGACGTGCTCGAAGTGGTCACCATCGTGGGAGGTGGTTCCTAGATTTCTTCCACTCGCACCGGCCCTGTTGCCGCTCCCCGAAGCCCCGATCCCCAACGCCACCCCTCAGCAGCCACAACGCCCCCGCTGGTGGCGCCGCAGCCTGAGTCTCGTGATTCTTCCGGCTCTGCTGCTCACCCTGCTGGTGTGGGCTCCTGGCCCCGCCTTGGCCGCCAGGGGCGGCAGGATCGGTGGGGGCAGTTTCCGTTCGGCCCCCTCGATGCCGCGCAGCTACGGCGGCGGCGGTTACCGCGGTGGGGGCGGCGGGTTCGGCGGTGGCGGGCTCGGCTTCCCCTTCCTGATCCCCATTTTCGGCTTCGGGGGTGGAGGCCTCTTCGGCTTCCTGATCCTGATGGCCGTGATCGGCCTGATCGGCAACGCCCTGCGCGGAGCCGGCGGTGCTCCATCCCTGCCCGGCAACGGCGGCGGCTATGCGCCCCGGCCCGATGGTCCGGTGACCATCAGCCAGGTGCAGGTGGGGCTGCTTGCCGCCGCCCGTGAGGTGCAGAACGACCTGCGCATGCTGGCCTCCCGGGCCGACACCAGCAGCAGCAGCGGTCTGCAGATGGTGCTGCAGGAAACCACCCTGGCCCTGCTGCGTCACCCCGATCTCTGGGTCTACGCCAGCGCCGAGGTGGGCCAGGTGCCCTTCGCCAGCGCCGAATCCACCTTCAACCGCCTGAGCATGGCCGAGCGCAGCAAGCTCGACGCCGAGCTCACCACCAACGTGGCCGGCCGGCGCTCCGCCGCTGACTCCGCCGGTGACAGCGACGCCAGCAGCGACTACATCGCCGTGACCCTGCTGGTGGCCACCCGCCAGCGCCTCTCGATCAAGGGGGCCGGTTCGGCGGAACAGCTGCGCGATTCCCTGCAGGTGCTGGGCGGTGTGTCCGCGTCCGATCTGCTGGCCATCGAGGTGATCTGGCAGCCGGATGGCGTCGGCGAGGTGTTCAGCACCGAGGAGCTGCTCACGGCCTACCCCCAGCTCCAGCACCTCTGAGGATGCGCAGGGCCGCCATGGCGGCGCCGTAGCCGTTGTCCACATTCACCACCGTGAGCCCCGGGGCGCAGCTGGCGAGCATGCCGTGCAGGGCCGCCATGCCGCCGGCGCTCACGCCGTAGCCCACCGACACCGGCACGCCGATCACCGGCTGGGGCAGCAGTCCGGCCAGAACGGTGGGCAGGGCCCCCTCCATGCCGGCGCAGGCGATCAGCACCTCCACCTGCCTCAGCGGCTCCAGCTGGCCCAGCAGCCGATGCAGGCCAGCCACCCCCACATCCAGCAGCAGGTTGGTGCGAATGCCATGGCAGCGCAGGGCCAGGCAGGCCTCGCTGGCCACCCCCAGATCGCTGGTGCCGCCGCCCAGCACCGCCACACCGCCGCCGCTGGGGGGCTCCGGCGGCAACCGCCCGCTGGTGAGGCAGCGCGCACGGGGATGGTGCCGCAGGCCAAGCTCGGGCACCTGCTCCAGCACGGCCAGGGCCTTCTCCTCGGACACCCGCGTGGCCAGGAGCAGCTCGCCGGCCTCGTGCAGCCGCAGCGCGATCGCCGCGATCTGCCCGGCGCTCTTGGTCTCGCCCCACACTGCCTCCACCATGCCCAGGCGCTGGCGGCGCTCCAGATCGAGCCGGTGCTCCGGCCCCTGGCCGGGGGATGGCGACGGTGCCGGCGAGGGAGAGTTCAGCACCGGATCCACACCATCTCCACCAGGGCGGGCGTGACCCAGAGGCTGGCGTGGCGCTGCGCCTGCTCCAGCTCGCTGCGCAGGGCCTCCTGCTCGCTGGGGCTCCAGACACCGGCGGCCATCAGCTGGGACGGGTAGGAGGCCAGGAAATCCTGCAGCCACAGCGCCTTGGGCGCCGTGCCGGCCGAGCAGGCCATCAGGCTTCTGCCATGGGCCAGCCGGAAGCCCCGCCGCTCCAGCAGGGCGGGCAGGCGGCTGGCCACGTCCGGGTCGCCGCCGTGGTCCCGCCAGTGGCGGATGCAGCAGGCCACGAACCGCTGCAGCATCGCCCCCTGGGGGTGGAGGGAGAAGGTGTCCCAGCGGACGTATTCGTGCAGCACCAGCGCACCGCCAGGCCGCAGGGCCTGCTGCACCAGATCCAGCAGGGGGTCCAGCTGCGGCAGGAACATGGCCAGCCAGCGGCACCAGGCCCCATCCCAGGCGCCGGGGGCCGGGTGGTCCAGGCCCATGGAGCCTGCCGGTGCCGGAGCGCCGAGATCGCGCTGCAGGGCCTGCAGCTGGGGCAGGTCCAGGTGCCTGGCACGCTCGCGCAGGTGCTGGAGGTAGGGAGCGGCGCTGTCGATCCCCAGCACCAGACCGTGGCGGCCCACCAGGTCCGCCAGATCGAGGCTGGCGAAGCCTGGCCCGCAGCCCAGGTCGAGCAGCCGCTGGCCCGAGCCGAAGCCCGCCTGGCGCCAGACCCGCCGGCAGTCGTCGCGCCAGATGGCGTGCTGGCGGCCCAGGCGCTCGAGCTCCTCGCGATCACAGCCGAGCACGTAGCTGTCACTCGGGTGGAGGTCGCTCTGGACGGTGTCGCTCTGGTGGGGGTGGGCGGACATCGCGGCTCAGAGCGGCTGCAGCTCCGCCTCGTCGAGGAGCGGAAAGGGGTTGGTGCGGCTGCCGGTGAGCTGGCGGGCGTGCTGCTCGAACCGTTCCTGAACGGCGCCCACGGCCTCAGGGGAGATCGCTTTCCATTGGCCCCGGCTGGCCCAGCGGATCAGCAGCAGCCCTTCCTCCCGCTGGGGATCCCAGAACAGCTGGCGGCCCAGAAAACCCTCTTGCCTGGCCAGCCAGGGCTCCCAGCTGGCCTGCTCGGCTTCCAGCCAGGCCTGCCGGGATCGGGCAGGCACCTGCAGCCGGAGCACCTCCACCACCTCGCTCTGCGCGTCCATCGGTGGTTGCTTGGGTGGCTGCTCGGCTCGGGGTTCGGCCATGGGGGATCGCAGGGCAGGGGTGCTGGGGGCAGGGGCCGCCCCGCCGGGGCGCATCACGGCGGCTGGACCGGTGGCCGCGGCCATCGCCCCGGGGCCAGCCTGCAGCCCCACCACGCCCAGGAGCAACAGCAGCAGCACCCCCCGCAGGGCAGTGATCCCCAGCCGGCGGAGCAGGGTCATGGCCGCTGCAGCAGGGCCACCGCATGGCAGGAGATGCCCTCCTCGCGTCCCTCGGCGCCCAGGCGTTCGTTCGTGGTGGCCTTCACCCCCACCTGATCGGGCTCCAGCTCCAGCCGCTGGGCGATGGCCGCCTGCATGGCCGGGATGTGGGGCTTGAGCTTCGGCCGCTCCGCCACCACCACCGCATCCAGATTCACCACGCTCCAGCCCCGCTGTCGCACCAGCGCCATCACCTGCTCCAGCAGCACCAGGCTGTCGGCACCCTTCCAGCGCGG
This sequence is a window from Cyanobium sp. PCC 7001. Protein-coding genes within it:
- the surE gene encoding 5'/3'-nucleotidase SurE is translated as MAPLKILISNDDGVFAGGIRTLANAALARGHDVTVVCPDQERSATGHGLTLQTPIRAERADELFDDGVTAWACSGTPSDCVKLALFSLLDTWPDLVLSGINHGPNLGTDVLYSGTVSAAMEGTIEGLPSLAVSSADFQWRQFVPAAGIALDVAEQMLEAGWPAGMLLNLNVPPLPAESIGELRWCRTAVRRYTDQFDRRVDPRGRTYYWLAGEVANDLEAKVAGPADWPVDVAHVHGGGVALTPLQPELFWRGACRDLPQLVL
- a CDS encoding DUF3611 family protein yields the protein MADRLDLQLISAALRRLGWVRFWIQLVLAVVVVGVLVFNNIGGRLAANSSRALGLGPGISLTTLSFLLLLWCLWQSWLVVRCGRALASPVRPSRGETARLVKRGLLADLAGLTLAAVGYQAMAGSLFVQASQQVPGFFGAQIQSQPGTGGRVIGLPITSIEMFSVLGNTQVLFAHLIGLAISLWLLQRIYRTS
- a CDS encoding bifunctional riboflavin kinase/FAD synthetase gives rise to the protein MIPLRTPQEAQRPTAIALGSFDGLHRGHRRVIAAVTEPAVADGVPLVPTVVSFWPHPREVLHGEPRLRLDLPSEKLELLEPLGVRQLVLVPFDRQLAALDPEAFVDRVLVNQLDSRRIAVGTNFRFGVNRQGDTGTLVALAAARGIEVAVVPMLTDGEERLSSSRIRRALAAGDLLEAERLLQRPYRFRGAVVQGRGLGRQLGWPTANLQVDGRKFLPMEGVYAARAQVDAAGPWLPAVMNLGPQPTVDPLAPSAVEVHLLDRNLELHGRQLQVEPVALLRRQQRFDGVEALSAQIARDAARARCLTAGVGVGEAPGHERGDAPEQQNP
- a CDS encoding thiamine phosphate synthase, whose protein sequence is MVLPPLSPQAAADTPALRRLLDANLDRAREGLRVLEDWARFGLERADLVSRCKDLRQRLGRLHGEAYKLARHTATDAGAGLTHPAQAERQRPQQVVAANASRVQEALRVLEEFGRGIDPVLASEAAAIRYTLYDLDADLLRAGQGAAARRRRLEACHLYLVTSPVPDLDAVVAGALAGGVRLVQYRAKPESTGPGGAPLTDRERLQQAGALRELCAQAGALFIVNDRIDLALAVDADGVHLGQGDLPPALARRLLGPDRLIGRSTHALPQLQQAIQDGCDYVGVGPVQATPTKPGRQPVGLAYVSQAAQACPIPFFAIGGLTAEGIAAVRQAGGERVAVVRAITEADDPAAASRQLLSALGRSS
- the thiS gene encoding sulfur carrier protein ThiS — encoded protein: MSTPKEPPASAPESEILIQVNGELRPCRAGLSLDRVLEGLGYQPRLVVVEFNGTILPRQSWPTQAVVESDVLEVVTIVGGGS
- a CDS encoding DUF1517 domain-containing protein: MPLPEAPIPNATPQQPQRPRWWRRSLSLVILPALLLTLLVWAPGPALAARGGRIGGGSFRSAPSMPRSYGGGGYRGGGGGFGGGGLGFPFLIPIFGFGGGGLFGFLILMAVIGLIGNALRGAGGAPSLPGNGGGYAPRPDGPVTISQVQVGLLAAAREVQNDLRMLASRADTSSSSGLQMVLQETTLALLRHPDLWVYASAEVGQVPFASAESTFNRLSMAERSKLDAELTTNVAGRRSAADSAGDSDASSDYIAVTLLVATRQRLSIKGAGSAEQLRDSLQVLGGVSASDLLAIEVIWQPDGVGEVFSTEELLTAYPQLQHL
- the larB gene encoding nickel pincer cofactor biosynthesis protein LarB; this encodes MLNSPSPAPSPSPGQGPEHRLDLERRQRLGMVEAVWGETKSAGQIAAIALRLHEAGELLLATRVSEEKALAVLEQVPELGLRHHPRARCLTSGRLPPEPPSGGGVAVLGGGTSDLGVASEACLALRCHGIRTNLLLDVGVAGLHRLLGQLEPLRQVEVLIACAGMEGALPTVLAGLLPQPVIGVPVSVGYGVSAGGMAALHGMLASCAPGLTVVNVDNGYGAAMAALRILRGAGAGGRP
- a CDS encoding methyltransferase domain-containing protein — encoded protein: MSAHPHQSDTVQSDLHPSDSYVLGCDREELERLGRQHAIWRDDCRRVWRQAGFGSGQRLLDLGCGPGFASLDLADLVGRHGLVLGIDSAAPYLQHLRERARHLDLPQLQALQRDLGAPAPAGSMGLDHPAPGAWDGAWCRWLAMFLPQLDPLLDLVQQALRPGGALVLHEYVRWDTFSLHPQGAMLQRFVACCIRHWRDHGGDPDVASRLPALLERRGFRLAHGRSLMACSAGTAPKALWLQDFLASYPSQLMAAGVWSPSEQEALRSELEQAQRHASLWVTPALVEMVWIRC
- a CDS encoding TIGR03792 family protein, whose product is MAEPRAEQPPKQPPMDAQSEVVEVLRLQVPARSRQAWLEAEQASWEPWLARQEGFLGRQLFWDPQREEGLLLIRWASRGQWKAISPEAVGAVQERFEQHARQLTGSRTNPFPLLDEAELQPL
- the ispF gene encoding 2-C-methyl-D-erythritol 2,4-cyclodiphosphate synthase codes for the protein MQLRIGNGYDIHRLVSGRPLILGGQQLHHPEGLGLDGHSDADVLVHALMDALLGALALGDIGKHFPPDDPRWKGADSLVLLEQVMALVRQRGWSVVNLDAVVVAERPKLKPHIPAMQAAIAQRLELEPDQVGVKATTNERLGAEGREEGISCHAVALLQRP